One stretch of Methylococcus capsulatus DNA includes these proteins:
- the kdsA gene encoding 3-deoxy-8-phosphooctulonate synthase — protein sequence MSNIETSVRPFELCGFPVGLEHPLFLIAGPCVIETEQLALDTAGTLKEITGALGMPFIYKSSFDKANRSSHTSYRGPGIEEGLRILAEVKSQIGVPVLTDVHEDTPLQEVASVVDVLQTPAFLCRQTNFIQNVANMGKPVNIKKGQFLAPWDMKHVSAKALATGNRHIMVCERGVSFGYNNLVSDMRSLTIMRETGCPVVYDATHSVQLPGGQGTASGGQREFVPALARAAVAVGISGLFMETHPEPDRALSDGPNSWPLDRMKALLELLSTLDRTVKASPLL from the coding sequence ATGAGCAACATCGAAACATCGGTCCGGCCGTTCGAACTCTGCGGCTTTCCCGTCGGTCTGGAACACCCGCTGTTCCTGATCGCCGGCCCCTGCGTCATCGAAACCGAGCAGCTGGCATTGGACACCGCCGGCACCCTCAAGGAAATCACCGGCGCGCTGGGCATGCCGTTCATCTACAAGTCCTCCTTCGACAAGGCCAACCGCTCCTCCCATACGAGCTACCGGGGGCCTGGCATCGAAGAGGGATTGCGCATCCTGGCCGAGGTCAAAAGCCAGATCGGGGTGCCCGTGCTGACCGACGTGCATGAGGACACCCCTTTGCAGGAAGTGGCGTCGGTGGTGGACGTGCTGCAGACCCCGGCCTTCCTGTGTCGCCAGACCAATTTCATCCAGAACGTCGCCAATATGGGCAAGCCGGTCAATATCAAAAAGGGCCAGTTCCTGGCGCCCTGGGACATGAAGCACGTCTCCGCCAAGGCGCTGGCCACCGGTAACCGGCATATCATGGTGTGCGAACGCGGGGTCTCCTTCGGTTACAACAATCTGGTCTCGGACATGCGCTCGCTGACCATCATGCGCGAGACCGGCTGCCCGGTGGTCTACGACGCCACCCACTCGGTGCAATTGCCGGGCGGCCAGGGCACCGCTTCCGGCGGACAGCGCGAATTCGTGCCGGCACTGGCGCGGGCGGCGGTGGCAGTGGGCATCTCGGGCCTGTTTATGGAGACCCACCCCGAGCCCGACCGCGCCCTGAGCGACGGTCCCAATTCCTGGCCGCTGGACCGCATGAAGGCTTTGCTGGAGCTGCTGTCGACCCTCGACCGCACTGTCAAGGCGAGCCCTCTGCTGTAA
- a CDS encoding CTP synthase, whose translation MTKYIFITGGVVSSLGKGIAASSLAAILEARGLKVTLTKLDPYINVDPGTMSPFQHGEVFVTEDGAETDLDLGHYERFVRTTMGKANSFTTGQIYENVIRKERRGEYLGATVQVIPHITDEIKRGIRLSAEGYDVALIEIGGTVGDIESLPFLEAIRQMRVDLGEERSLFIHLTLVPYISSAGELKTKPTQHSVKELRTIGIQPDILICRSDRPIPKSECRKIALFTNVQEDAVIASVDADTIYRIPALLHEQQLDEIVVRKLRLDAGPADLSEWHRVVDALKHPERSVTVAMVGKYVNHSDAYKSLSEALVHAGIHTRTAVDIRFIESEEIEDHGTGMLAGVDAILVPGGFGERGIEGKIAAVKYAREHGVPYLGICLGMQVAVIEFARNVAGLEGAHSTEFLPSSPHPVIALITEWKTETGGIEYRSGNSDLGGTMRLGGQKCRLVPNTLAHATYGKDVITERHRHRYEFNNHYLKTLEAAGLRVSGKSLDGRLVEMVEIPGHPWFLACQFHPEFTSTPRNGHPLFSGFVRAACAHSEDTAQPQSGGVQS comes from the coding sequence ATGACGAAATACATCTTCATCACCGGCGGAGTCGTTTCGTCGCTGGGTAAAGGCATTGCTGCATCCTCCCTCGCCGCGATCCTCGAGGCGCGCGGGTTGAAAGTCACGCTGACGAAGCTCGATCCCTACATCAACGTCGATCCGGGCACCATGAGCCCGTTCCAGCACGGCGAGGTGTTCGTGACCGAGGACGGCGCCGAAACCGATCTCGACCTGGGCCATTACGAACGCTTCGTCCGCACCACCATGGGCAAGGCGAACAGTTTCACCACCGGCCAGATTTACGAGAACGTGATCCGCAAGGAACGCCGCGGCGAATATCTCGGCGCCACCGTGCAAGTCATTCCCCACATCACCGACGAGATCAAACGTGGCATCCGCCTCAGCGCGGAAGGCTATGACGTGGCGCTGATCGAGATCGGCGGCACTGTGGGCGACATCGAATCCCTGCCCTTCCTGGAGGCGATCCGCCAGATGCGGGTCGATCTGGGCGAAGAACGCTCACTGTTCATCCACCTGACCCTGGTGCCTTACATCTCCAGCGCCGGCGAGTTGAAGACCAAGCCGACCCAGCATTCCGTCAAAGAGCTGCGCACCATCGGCATCCAGCCGGACATCCTGATCTGCCGTTCGGACCGGCCGATCCCGAAGAGTGAGTGCCGCAAGATCGCGCTGTTCACCAACGTGCAGGAAGACGCGGTCATCGCTTCAGTGGACGCAGACACCATCTACCGGATTCCCGCCCTGCTGCACGAGCAGCAGCTCGACGAAATCGTTGTCCGCAAGCTGCGGCTCGATGCCGGCCCCGCCGACCTGAGCGAATGGCATCGCGTGGTGGATGCGCTCAAGCATCCGGAACGCTCGGTCACCGTCGCCATGGTCGGTAAGTACGTCAACCATTCCGATGCCTACAAATCGCTGAGCGAAGCGCTGGTCCACGCAGGCATCCACACCCGCACCGCGGTCGACATCCGCTTCATCGAGTCCGAGGAAATCGAGGACCACGGCACGGGCATGCTGGCAGGGGTCGATGCCATCCTGGTCCCCGGCGGCTTCGGCGAGCGCGGCATCGAAGGCAAGATCGCGGCGGTGAAATACGCCCGTGAGCACGGCGTCCCCTACCTCGGCATCTGCCTTGGGATGCAGGTGGCCGTGATCGAATTCGCCCGCAACGTGGCCGGCCTGGAGGGTGCGCACAGCACCGAGTTTCTGCCATCGTCGCCGCATCCGGTCATCGCCCTCATCACCGAGTGGAAGACCGAGACCGGCGGCATCGAATACCGCAGCGGCAATTCGGACCTGGGCGGCACCATGCGGCTGGGCGGACAGAAATGCCGGCTGGTACCCAATACGCTGGCCCATGCCACCTATGGCAAGGACGTGATCACCGAACGGCACCGCCATCGCTACGAATTCAACAATCACTACCTCAAGACGCTGGAAGCGGCGGGGTTGCGGGTTTCCGGCAAATCGCTGGACGGGCGCCTGGTGGAGATGGTGGAGATTCCCGGCCACCCCTGGTTCCTGGCCTGCCAGTTCCATCCCGAATTCACCTCCACGCCGCGTAATGGCCATCCGCTGTTCAGCGGCTTCGTCCGCGCGGCCTGCGCGCACAGCGAGGATACGGCACAGCCGCAGAGCGGCGGGGTCCAATCATGA
- the acpA gene encoding acid phosphatase, producing MPRSPFRHWPIACLTSILLSCGGCSSGAQQAKPASAADEALNRIEHIVVIYAENRSFDNLYGLFPGANGIANASEDSKRQIDHDGSPLPYLPPVWLSGDARPDPAFPARLPNGPFRLDAPPVGMALSQKTRDLVHAFYQNQEQINGGRMNRFAAVSDAGGLVMGYYDGSKLPLWDIAREFTLADNFFMGAFGGSFLNHFWLVCACTPVFPDAPPERVARLDASGRLLRAPDSPPSALQGPAKYTASRITPDGYAVLNEQPPYQPSGIPPAAGGDRRLADPSKHPLPPQSFKTIGDTLSAKGVTWAWYAGAWNAAVEEGMRDTQPRQVIYGKGEDSPNFQAHHQPFNYFARYAPGTPERAEHLKDGADFLAAIEAGTLPQVSFYKPQGRLNEHPGYADVLAGDAHIAGLVRKIQASPLWPTTAIIVTYDENGGFWDHVAPPKGDRWGPGVRIPAIVVSPFARRGYVDHTPYDTTSIIKFITRRFGLEPLPGVRPNAGDLTHAFDFGS from the coding sequence ATGCCCCGTTCCCCCTTCAGACACTGGCCCATCGCCTGCCTCACCAGCATCCTGCTGAGCTGTGGCGGCTGCAGTTCCGGAGCCCAACAGGCCAAACCGGCATCCGCCGCGGACGAGGCGCTGAACCGAATCGAGCACATCGTCGTGATCTACGCCGAGAACCGCAGCTTCGACAACCTTTATGGTCTCTTCCCCGGCGCCAACGGAATCGCCAATGCCAGCGAAGACTCCAAGCGGCAGATCGATCATGACGGCTCGCCCCTGCCCTATCTGCCGCCGGTCTGGCTGAGCGGCGATGCCAGACCCGACCCGGCCTTCCCGGCCCGACTGCCGAACGGCCCGTTCCGGCTGGACGCGCCGCCCGTCGGCATGGCACTGTCGCAGAAAACGCGCGACCTGGTCCACGCCTTCTACCAGAATCAGGAACAGATCAACGGCGGCCGCATGAACCGCTTCGCCGCCGTATCCGATGCCGGCGGCCTCGTCATGGGCTATTACGACGGATCGAAGCTCCCGCTGTGGGACATTGCCCGGGAATTCACCCTGGCCGACAATTTCTTCATGGGCGCTTTCGGCGGCTCGTTCCTCAACCATTTCTGGCTGGTCTGCGCTTGCACACCGGTGTTTCCGGACGCACCGCCGGAACGGGTCGCCCGGCTCGACGCTTCCGGCCGCCTGCTCCGGGCACCCGACTCTCCGCCCAGCGCTCTGCAGGGGCCCGCCAAATACACCGCCTCGCGCATCACGCCGGACGGCTACGCGGTGCTCAATGAACAGCCGCCTTACCAGCCCAGCGGCATCCCACCCGCGGCCGGCGGCGACCGCCGTCTGGCCGACCCGTCCAAACACCCCTTGCCACCGCAGTCGTTCAAAACCATCGGCGACACCCTGAGTGCGAAGGGCGTGACCTGGGCTTGGTATGCCGGCGCATGGAACGCCGCCGTCGAAGAAGGCATGCGGGATACGCAGCCGCGCCAAGTGATCTATGGCAAGGGGGAGGACTCGCCGAATTTCCAGGCCCACCACCAGCCTTTCAATTATTTCGCCCGCTATGCGCCGGGCACACCAGAGCGGGCCGAGCACTTGAAGGATGGCGCGGACTTCCTGGCCGCGATCGAAGCCGGCACCCTTCCCCAGGTCAGCTTCTACAAGCCGCAGGGCAGATTGAACGAACATCCGGGCTACGCCGATGTCCTCGCCGGGGATGCCCATATTGCCGGCTTGGTCCGCAAGATCCAGGCAAGTCCGCTCTGGCCGACCACGGCGATTATCGTGACCTATGACGAAAACGGCGGTTTCTGGGACCACGTTGCCCCGCCCAAGGGCGACCGTTGGGGCCCTGGTGTCCGCATCCCGGCAATCGTCGTGTCTCCCTTCGCCCGGCGGGGGTACGTGGACCATACGCCGTATGACACGACCTCGATCATCAAATTCATCACCCGCCGCTTCGGTCTGGAACCATTGCCAGGCGTGCGCCCGAATGCCGGGGATTTGACCCACGCCTTCGATTTCGGCTCATGA